From a single Streptomyces misionensis genomic region:
- a CDS encoding ABC transporter ATP-binding protein: MIGVPPPAYDPAAPTTATTLPVGAASTVRAYVAELFRRHRRAFLLLIGVNTVAVIASMVGPYLLGDLVQRVSDGARELRLGLTVALFVLALAVQAGFVRQVRLRGAMLGERMLADLREDFLVRSVGLPPGVLERAGTGDLLSRITTDVDRLANAMREAVPQLAIGVVWALLLLGGLVVTAPPLAAAVLIAAPVLVVGCRWYFRRAPSAYRSEAAGYAAVAAAFAETVDAGHTIEAHRLGARRVALSEQRIKAWTGWERYTLWLRSVLFPVINTVHVLVLGSVLMVGGVFVLHGWLDVGQLTTGALIAQMLVDPVNLILRWYDEVQVAQVSLARLVGVREIEPDAGDASVAPDGREVHAERVRFGYREGVDVLREVSLRVAPGTRLALVGPSGAGKSTLGRLLAGIYAPRDGRITLGGAELSRMPAERVRSHVALVNQEHHVFVGSLRDNLLLARTGATDAELWAALGAVDADGWARALDEGLDTEVGSGALALTPAQAQQVALARLVLADPHTLVLDEATSLLDPRAARHLERSLARVLDGRTVVAIAHRLHTAHDADAIAVVEGGRITELGSHDDLVAADGAYAALWRSWHG; the protein is encoded by the coding sequence ATGATCGGCGTCCCGCCACCGGCGTACGACCCGGCAGCCCCGACCACCGCCACCACCCTGCCCGTGGGCGCGGCCTCGACCGTGCGCGCCTATGTCGCCGAGCTGTTCCGCCGGCACCGCCGGGCCTTCCTGCTGCTGATCGGCGTGAACACGGTGGCCGTGATCGCGTCCATGGTGGGCCCCTACCTGCTCGGCGACCTGGTCCAGCGGGTGTCGGACGGGGCACGGGAGCTGCGTCTGGGCCTGACCGTGGCACTGTTCGTGCTGGCGCTCGCCGTGCAGGCGGGGTTCGTCCGGCAGGTGCGGCTGCGGGGTGCCATGCTCGGCGAACGGATGCTCGCCGATCTGCGCGAGGACTTCCTCGTCCGCTCGGTCGGGCTGCCGCCCGGCGTGCTGGAGCGGGCGGGCACGGGTGACCTGCTCTCCCGCATCACCACCGACGTCGACCGGCTGGCCAACGCCATGCGGGAGGCCGTGCCGCAACTCGCGATCGGTGTCGTCTGGGCACTGCTGCTGCTCGGCGGGCTCGTGGTGACGGCCCCGCCGCTCGCGGCGGCTGTGCTCATCGCCGCGCCGGTGCTGGTGGTCGGTTGCCGCTGGTACTTCAGGCGGGCGCCCTCCGCCTACCGCTCGGAGGCCGCCGGATACGCCGCCGTCGCCGCCGCGTTCGCCGAGACCGTGGACGCGGGACACACCATCGAGGCACACCGTCTGGGCGCCCGCCGCGTCGCCCTGTCGGAGCAGCGGATCAAGGCGTGGACCGGATGGGAGCGCTACACGCTGTGGCTGCGGTCCGTGCTCTTCCCGGTGATCAACACGGTCCACGTCCTCGTCCTCGGCTCGGTCCTGATGGTCGGCGGTGTCTTCGTCCTGCACGGCTGGCTCGATGTGGGCCAGCTGACCACGGGTGCGCTGATCGCGCAGATGCTCGTCGACCCGGTGAACCTGATCCTGCGCTGGTACGACGAGGTGCAGGTGGCCCAGGTGTCGCTCGCCCGCCTGGTCGGTGTCCGGGAGATCGAACCGGACGCGGGGGACGCCTCGGTGGCTCCCGACGGGCGGGAGGTGCACGCCGAGCGGGTGCGCTTCGGCTACCGCGAGGGCGTCGACGTGCTGCGCGAGGTCTCCCTGCGGGTCGCGCCGGGCACCCGGCTCGCCCTGGTCGGTCCCTCGGGGGCGGGCAAGTCCACCCTGGGCCGGCTCCTCGCCGGGATCTACGCGCCCCGGGACGGCCGGATCACTCTCGGTGGTGCCGAACTGTCCCGGATGCCGGCCGAACGCGTGCGCTCGCACGTCGCCCTGGTCAACCAGGAGCACCATGTCTTCGTCGGCTCCCTGCGCGACAACCTCCTGCTGGCCCGCACCGGGGCCACCGACGCCGAGCTGTGGGCGGCCCTGGGCGCCGTGGACGCCGACGGCTGGGCCCGGGCGCTGGACGAGGGGCTGGACACCGAGGTCGGCTCCGGCGCGCTGGCGCTGACTCCGGCGCAGGCCCAGCAGGTCGCGCTGGCCCGACTGGTGCTGGCCGATCCGCACACGCTGGTCCTGGACGAGGCGACCTCGCTCCTCGACCCACGCGCGGCCCGCCATCTGGAGCGCTCCCTGGCCCGCGTCCTCGACGGGCGCACGGTCGTCGCCATCGCCCACCGCCTGCACACCGCCCACGACGCCGACGCGATCGCCGTCGTGGAAGGCGGCCGCATCACCGAGCTGGGCAGCCATGACGACCTTGTCGCGGCGGACGGCGCGTACGCGGCCCTGTGGCGCTCCTGGCACGGCTGA
- a CDS encoding DUF5709 domain-containing protein — protein sequence MDSADSWGDDVYQPDPSEIREDSGVLDVEDTLDFDGVDDPLDRGWSPPERPWAVEHNGVTAAERHAGETLDQRLAEETPDRDVPGGDGIGDCEGTDGELLDNEVGDLRSGRLVAPDEGVHEDEEAALVASDVGIDGAAASAEEAAMHIVDEDSLSG from the coding sequence GTGGACAGCGCCGACAGCTGGGGGGACGACGTCTACCAGCCCGATCCCTCGGAGATCCGGGAGGACTCGGGGGTGCTCGACGTCGAGGACACTCTGGACTTCGACGGTGTCGACGACCCCCTCGACCGCGGCTGGTCGCCCCCGGAGCGGCCGTGGGCGGTGGAGCACAACGGTGTGACCGCGGCGGAGCGCCATGCGGGCGAGACCCTCGACCAGCGGCTCGCCGAGGAGACACCCGACCGCGACGTGCCAGGCGGCGACGGCATCGGTGACTGCGAGGGCACCGACGGGGAACTCCTCGACAACGAGGTCGGCGACCTTCGCTCCGGCCGGCTGGTGGCCCCCGACGAGGGGGTGCACGAGGACGAGGAAGCCGCCCTCGTGGCCAGCGACGTCGGTATCGACGGCGCCGCCGCCTCCGCCGAGGAGGCCGCGATGCACATCGTGGACGAGGACTCCCTCTCCGGTTGA
- a CDS encoding type B 50S ribosomal protein L31, with the protein MQQDKHPDYHPVVFRDRAAGYAFLTRSTAQSEQTIDWDDGQSYPVIDVEISSESHPFYTGKARTVDTEGRIARFERRYGGTDAGDAT; encoded by the coding sequence ATGCAGCAGGACAAGCACCCCGACTACCACCCCGTGGTCTTCCGCGACCGCGCCGCCGGATACGCCTTCCTGACCCGGTCCACCGCACAGAGCGAGCAGACCATCGACTGGGACGACGGCCAGAGCTACCCGGTGATCGACGTGGAGATCTCCTCGGAGAGCCACCCCTTCTACACCGGCAAGGCCCGCACGGTCGACACCGAGGGCCGCATCGCCCGCTTCGAGCGCCGCTACGGCGGGACGGACGCGGGCGACGCCACCTGA
- a CDS encoding metal-dependent hydrolase, whose translation MMGPAHSLSGAAAWLGVGAAAAAADHPMPWPVLLVGALICAGAALAPDLDHKAATISRAFGPISHWLCEIVDKLSYAVYKATRKKGDPRRSGGHRTLTHTWVWAVLIGAGCSAVAYTGGRWGVLAILFVHMVLAIEGLLWRAARGSSSDILVWLLAAATAWILAGILDQPGNGSDWLFSEPGQQYLWLGLPIVLGALVHDIGDALTVSGCPILWPIPLGRKRWYPVGPPKAIRFRAGSWVELKVLMPVFMVLGGVGCAAALNVI comes from the coding sequence ATGATGGGACCAGCACACTCACTGTCGGGGGCCGCGGCCTGGCTCGGGGTCGGAGCGGCCGCCGCCGCGGCCGATCACCCGATGCCCTGGCCGGTTCTCCTGGTCGGCGCCCTGATCTGCGCGGGCGCCGCGCTCGCCCCGGACCTCGATCACAAGGCGGCCACCATCTCGCGGGCCTTCGGGCCGATCTCGCACTGGCTCTGCGAGATCGTCGACAAGCTGTCCTACGCCGTGTACAAGGCGACCAGGAAGAAGGGCGACCCGCGCCGCTCCGGCGGCCATCGCACGCTGACCCACACCTGGGTCTGGGCGGTCCTGATCGGCGCCGGCTGCTCCGCGGTGGCGTACACCGGGGGACGCTGGGGCGTGCTGGCGATCCTGTTCGTGCACATGGTGCTGGCGATCGAGGGTCTGCTGTGGCGGGCGGCCCGGGGCTCCAGCAGCGACATACTGGTCTGGCTGCTGGCGGCCGCCACCGCGTGGATCCTGGCGGGCATCCTCGACCAGCCCGGAAACGGCTCGGACTGGCTGTTCAGCGAGCCCGGGCAGCAGTACCTGTGGCTGGGGCTGCCGATCGTGCTGGGCGCGCTGGTGCACGACATCGGGGACGCGCTGACGGTGTCGGGCTGCCCGATCCTCTGGCCCATCCCGCTGGGCCGCAAGCGCTGGTACCCGGTGGGTCCGCCGAAGGCGATCCGGTTCCGGGCGGGCAGCTGGGTCGAGCTGAAGGTGCTGATGCCCGTGTTCATGGTGCTCGGCGGAGTGGGCTGCGCGGCGGCGCTCAATGTGATCTGA
- a CDS encoding DEAD/DEAH box helicase yields MTLIDQLPPTADPDALYEAFESWAQERGLTLYPHQEEALIEAVSGANVIVSTPTGSGKSMIAAGAHFAALARDEVTFYTAPIKALVSEKFFELCKLFGTENVGMLTGDASVNADAPVICCTAEVLASIALRDGKDADVGQVVMDEFHFYAEGDRGWAWQIPLLELPQAQFILMSATLGDVSFFEKDLTRRTGRPTSVVRSATRPVPLSYEYKLTPLTETLTELLESKQAPVYIVHFTQAQAVERAQALMSINMCSREEKDQIAELIGNFRFTTKFGRNLSRYVRHGIGVHHAGMLPKYRRLVEKLAQAGLLKVICGTDTLGVGVNVPIRTVLFTALTKYDGSRVRTLRAREFHQIAGRAGRAGFDTAGLVVAQAPEHVIENEKALAKAGDDPKKRRKVVRKKAPEGFVAWTENTFQKLIDSEPEPLTSRFRVTHTMLLSVIARPGNAFEAMRHLLEDNHEPRKQQLRHIRRAIAIYRSLLDGGIVEKLDKPDAEGRIVRLTVDLQQDFALNQPLSTFALAAFELLDPESPSYALDMVSVVESTLDDPRQILVAQQNKARGEAVAAMKADGVEYEERMERLQDVTYPKPLEELLFHAYNTYRKSHPWVGDHPLSPKSVVRDMYERALSFTELVSFYELARTEGIVLRYLASAYKTLDHTIPDDLKSEDLQDLIEWLGEMVRQVDSSLLDEWEQLANPEEMTAEQAQEKADEVKPVTTNARAFRVLVRNALFRRVELAALDQVEELGEMDAEAGWDADAWGEAMDKYWDEYEDLGTGPDARGPKLLVIKEEPEHGLWRVRQIFDDPNGDHDWGISAEVDLAASDAEGRAVVRVTDVGQL; encoded by the coding sequence GTGACCCTCATCGATCAGCTGCCGCCGACCGCCGACCCCGACGCCCTGTACGAAGCCTTCGAGTCGTGGGCCCAGGAGCGCGGCCTCACCCTCTATCCCCACCAGGAAGAGGCGCTGATCGAAGCGGTGTCCGGGGCGAACGTGATCGTCTCCACCCCCACGGGCTCCGGCAAGAGCATGATCGCCGCGGGCGCGCACTTCGCCGCGCTGGCCCGGGACGAGGTCACCTTCTACACGGCGCCGATCAAGGCACTGGTGTCGGAGAAGTTCTTCGAGCTGTGCAAGCTGTTCGGCACCGAGAACGTCGGCATGCTCACCGGCGACGCCTCCGTGAACGCCGACGCCCCCGTGATCTGCTGCACCGCGGAGGTGCTGGCCTCGATCGCGCTGCGCGACGGCAAGGACGCGGATGTGGGCCAGGTCGTCATGGACGAGTTCCACTTCTACGCGGAGGGCGACCGCGGCTGGGCCTGGCAGATCCCGCTGCTGGAGCTGCCCCAGGCACAGTTCATCCTGATGTCGGCTACTTTGGGTGATGTCTCCTTCTTCGAGAAGGACCTCACCCGCCGCACCGGGCGGCCCACCTCGGTGGTCCGCTCGGCGACCCGCCCGGTGCCCCTCTCCTACGAGTACAAGCTGACCCCGCTCACCGAGACGCTCACCGAACTGCTGGAGAGCAAGCAGGCTCCGGTGTACATCGTCCACTTCACGCAGGCGCAGGCCGTGGAGCGGGCGCAGGCGCTCATGAGCATCAACATGTGCTCCCGGGAGGAGAAGGACCAGATCGCCGAGCTGATCGGCAACTTCCGCTTCACCACGAAGTTCGGCCGCAACCTCTCCCGCTACGTGCGGCACGGCATCGGTGTGCACCACGCCGGCATGCTGCCCAAGTACCGGCGCCTGGTGGAGAAGCTCGCCCAGGCCGGTCTGCTGAAGGTCATCTGCGGCACGGACACGCTCGGTGTCGGCGTCAACGTGCCCATCCGCACCGTGCTGTTCACCGCGCTGACCAAGTACGACGGCAGCCGTGTACGCACCCTGCGGGCGCGCGAGTTCCACCAGATCGCGGGCCGCGCGGGCCGGGCGGGCTTCGACACGGCCGGCCTTGTCGTCGCGCAGGCGCCGGAGCACGTCATCGAGAACGAGAAGGCGCTGGCGAAGGCGGGCGACGACCCGAAGAAGCGGCGCAAGGTGGTGCGCAAGAAGGCGCCGGAGGGCTTTGTCGCCTGGACGGAGAACACCTTCCAGAAGCTGATCGACTCGGAACCGGAGCCGCTGACGTCCCGTTTCCGGGTCACGCACACCATGCTGCTGTCGGTGATCGCCCGTCCGGGCAACGCGTTCGAGGCGATGCGCCATCTCCTGGAGGACAACCACGAGCCGCGCAAGCAGCAGCTGCGGCACATCCGCCGGGCGATCGCGATCTACCGTTCGCTGCTCGACGGCGGCATCGTGGAGAAGCTCGACAAGCCCGATGCCGAGGGCCGCATCGTCCGGCTCACGGTCGACCTCCAGCAGGACTTCGCGCTCAACCAGCCGCTGTCGACCTTCGCGCTGGCCGCGTTCGAACTCCTCGATCCCGAGTCGCCGTCGTACGCCCTCGACATGGTGTCCGTGGTCGAGTCCACCCTGGACGACCCGCGGCAGATCCTCGTCGCCCAGCAGAACAAGGCGCGCGGCGAGGCCGTGGCCGCGATGAAGGCCGACGGCGTCGAGTACGAGGAGCGCATGGAGCGCCTCCAGGACGTCACCTACCCGAAGCCCTTGGAAGAGCTGCTCTTCCATGCCTACAACACCTACCGCAAGAGCCACCCGTGGGTCGGCGACCACCCGCTGTCGCCGAAGTCGGTCGTCCGCGACATGTACGAACGGGCGCTGTCCTTCACCGAGTTGGTGTCCTTCTACGAGCTGGCGCGTACCGAGGGGATCGTGCTTCGTTACCTCGCCAGCGCCTACAAGACGCTCGACCACACCATCCCGGACGACCTGAAGTCCGAGGACCTTCAGGACCTGATCGAATGGCTCGGCGAGATGGTGCGCCAGGTGGACTCCAGCCTGCTGGACGAGTGGGAGCAGTTGGCGAACCCCGAGGAGATGACCGCCGAGCAGGCCCAGGAGAAGGCCGACGAGGTCAAGCCCGTCACCACCAACGCGCGTGCCTTCCGGGTGCTGGTGCGCAACGCGCTCTTCCGCCGCGTGGAGCTGGCCGCGCTGGACCAGGTGGAGGAACTGGGCGAGATGGACGCCGAGGCCGGCTGGGACGCCGACGCGTGGGGCGAGGCGATGGACAAGTACTGGGACGAGTACGAGGACCTCGGCACCGGACCCGACGCCCGCGGCCCCAAGCTGCTGGTCATCAAGGAGGAGCCGGAGCACGGCCTCTGGCGGGTCCGCCAGATCTTCGACGACCCCAACGGCGACCACGACTGGGGCATCAGCGCGGAGGTCGACCTCGCGGCCTCGGACGCCGAGGGCCGTGCGGTCGTACGCGTCACCGATGTCGGCCAGCTGTGA
- a CDS encoding acyl-CoA thioesterase: MTTNPAERLVDLLDLEQIEVNIFRGRSPQESLQRVFGGQVAGQALVAAGRTTDGDRPVHSLHAYFLRPGRPGVPIVYQVERVRDGRSFTTRRVTAVQQGRTIFNLTASFHKPEEGPFEHQLPPARELPHPESLPTVAEEIRKHLGSLPEQLERMVRRQPFDIRYADPLRWTAEEVEGAEPRSAVWMRAVGPLGDDPLVHTCALTYASDMTLLDAVRIPIEPLWGRRNFDMASLDHAMWFHRPFRADEWFLYDQESPIAVGGRGLARGRIYNLSGQLIVSVVQEGLFRKLG; this comes from the coding sequence ATGACGACGAACCCGGCTGAAAGACTGGTCGATCTGCTCGACCTGGAGCAGATCGAGGTCAACATCTTCCGTGGCCGAAGCCCGCAGGAGTCCTTGCAGCGGGTCTTCGGCGGCCAGGTGGCGGGCCAGGCCCTGGTCGCCGCCGGCCGCACCACGGACGGGGACCGCCCGGTGCACTCGCTGCACGCGTATTTCCTGCGCCCGGGCCGTCCGGGCGTGCCGATCGTGTACCAGGTGGAGCGGGTCCGCGACGGGCGCTCGTTCACCACGCGCCGGGTCACCGCCGTGCAGCAGGGACGCACGATCTTCAATCTGACCGCCTCCTTTCACAAGCCTGAGGAAGGACCGTTCGAGCACCAGCTGCCGCCGGCCCGGGAGCTGCCGCACCCCGAGTCGCTGCCGACGGTGGCCGAGGAGATACGCAAGCATCTGGGTTCGCTGCCGGAGCAGTTGGAGCGGATGGTGCGGCGCCAGCCCTTCGACATCCGTTACGCGGACCCGTTGCGCTGGACCGCCGAGGAGGTCGAGGGTGCCGAGCCGCGCAGCGCCGTGTGGATGCGCGCGGTGGGACCGCTGGGCGACGATCCCCTGGTCCACACCTGCGCGCTGACCTACGCCAGTGACATGACGCTCCTGGACGCGGTGCGCATCCCCATCGAGCCGTTGTGGGGCCGCCGGAACTTCGACATGGCCTCGCTGGACCATGCCATGTGGTTCCACCGGCCGTTCCGGGCGGACGAGTGGTTCCTGTACGACCAGGAGTCGCCGATCGCGGTGGGTGGCCGGGGTCTAGCTCGGGGCCGCATCTACAACCTCTCAGGGCAACTGATCGTGTCCGTGGTCCAGGAGGGGCTGTTCCGTAAGCTGGGCTGA
- a CDS encoding tyrosine-type recombinase/integrase codes for MRIANVQFWKTQNGKGRPKPYQVRWAVDGKAFYASYRSSAHAELFRVNLVAAANRGEVFDTETGLPVSMQPETEALTWYQLACTYAQMKWPGAAANTRKNTASALARITTELLVEPKRGVVAPDSQVMRRALTHWAFRLTARSEAPEADVTAALEWVAQHSRPVADLKDLDVGRHVLRSISYRLDGTPASPSHSQRIRAVFHNTLEYAVEKGDLPENPLTRIGGRAPRLTRQVDPRVVVSPRQARELLTAVTYVGTWAHGRGRLLMPFFATLYFAALRPEEAVELRLQDCQLPKKGPGLLTLHQASTRAGSAWTDDGRKHEQRGLKHRARGDVRLVPVSPELVQMLRAYVDEFGTAEDGRLFRSPSGGRLDSTRYLDVWHKARRIAFPPHLVDSLLARRPYDLRHAAVSLWLNSGVPAAEVAEMAGHSVAILMDAYYKCIHGQREQMVQRIIDALSEDREGGASGEVD; via the coding sequence TTGCGAATCGCGAACGTCCAATTTTGGAAAACCCAGAATGGAAAGGGTCGGCCGAAGCCGTACCAGGTCCGTTGGGCTGTTGACGGGAAAGCCTTCTATGCCTCCTACCGCTCTTCTGCCCATGCTGAGCTCTTCCGTGTCAATCTTGTCGCTGCTGCGAACCGTGGCGAGGTCTTCGATACCGAGACTGGGCTCCCTGTGTCGATGCAGCCGGAGACAGAGGCGCTGACGTGGTATCAATTGGCCTGCACCTATGCGCAGATGAAATGGCCGGGTGCGGCGGCAAATACGCGCAAGAATACGGCTTCCGCGCTGGCTCGTATAACAACTGAACTGCTCGTCGAGCCTAAAAGGGGTGTGGTGGCGCCGGACTCGCAAGTAATGCGTCGGGCCCTGACTCACTGGGCCTTCCGGCTGACAGCGCGGAGTGAAGCACCGGAAGCTGACGTGACGGCCGCGTTGGAGTGGGTCGCGCAACACTCGCGGCCGGTGGCCGATTTGAAGGACCTTGATGTCGGTCGTCATGTCCTGCGGTCCATCAGCTACCGTCTGGATGGAACGCCTGCGAGTCCCAGCCACTCACAACGGATCCGGGCCGTGTTTCACAACACGCTCGAATACGCGGTCGAAAAGGGCGACCTTCCGGAAAATCCTCTCACTAGGATTGGTGGACGTGCTCCACGTCTCACCCGCCAGGTGGATCCGCGCGTGGTGGTGAGTCCACGGCAGGCCAGAGAACTCCTGACCGCGGTCACCTACGTCGGCACCTGGGCGCACGGGCGAGGGCGACTCCTCATGCCGTTCTTCGCCACCTTGTACTTCGCGGCACTGCGGCCGGAAGAGGCGGTCGAGCTGAGACTTCAGGATTGCCAGCTCCCGAAGAAGGGGCCGGGCCTCCTCACGCTGCATCAGGCCAGCACACGCGCCGGCTCCGCATGGACGGATGACGGGCGAAAGCACGAGCAGCGAGGGCTCAAGCACCGGGCCCGCGGCGACGTGCGTCTGGTACCGGTTTCCCCTGAACTGGTCCAGATGCTGCGGGCGTACGTCGACGAGTTCGGGACGGCGGAGGACGGTCGGCTCTTCCGCAGCCCGAGCGGAGGCCGGTTGGACTCCACCCGATACCTCGATGTCTGGCACAAGGCGCGGCGCATTGCCTTCCCGCCACACCTCGTGGACTCCCTCCTTGCGAGGAGGCCGTACGACCTGCGTCATGCCGCGGTCTCCCTGTGGCTGAACTCTGGTGTCCCCGCCGCTGAGGTTGCCGAGATGGCGGGCCACAGCGTGGCGATCCTGATGGACGCGTACTACAAGTGCATCCACGGCCAGCGGGAGCAGATGGTGCAGCGCATCATCGATGCCCTCAGTGAAGATCGGGAAGGCGGGGCGTCAGGCGAAGTGGACTAG